The Sphingorhabdus lutea genome segment AATAAAACCGATATGGCGGATATAAATATTGATATCAGCCCAGATGAAAATAAATTCAAAATTGCCGCCAAAATCAATGCAAAGGATAATGGCGTCATCCAAAAATTGGCACAAATTAACTGGGCCAATGAAATCATCATCAATGGCCAGGGTGATTGGGACAAATGGCGGGGTCAATTTTTGGCATCGCAAAATAGCCGTTCGGTCGCCAAATTGGAATTAAAGGCAAAGGATGGTTTGTTCAGCGCGGATGGCGCGGTCAGCGCGATAATCCTGCCGCACGGTATTGCCCGGCAAATTTCCTCCCCCACATTAAATATTGATCTTAGCGGACGATATAAGGACCGCATGGCGCGCATGTCGGGTATATTATCATCCGATGCGGTTAATATGGATATTGATGGCGGATATGATTTGTCGATTGGCGGGGTGGATTCGTTTAAAATCAACGCCAATATTATAAAGCCGTCCACGCTGACCAAGGATTTGGTTAGTAAAAATATGAATGTTAAGGCATTGTTAAATGGACGATTGTCGCAGCTTCGCGGTGAATATATTGTAACCGCCAATGCCATTGGCACTGGCAATCTTGCGTTAAATAATGCGCGATTAACCGGCGACATAAGGCGGATGAACGACCAGACATATTTGCCGATGAAATTTACCGCAATATCATTAAATGGTTTGGGTGATGAACTTGGCGCATTGTTAAAAAACATTAACGCTAGCGGAAATTTGGTGCTGCGCGGTAATAAATTAACTGGAGATGGGCTGTCCATATCCACCAATCGTATAAAGGCGATGGCCGATTTTTCGATGAACACCGATAATGGCCAATTTAATGTTCCAGCAACATTGTCGCTGCCCAAATATGAAATTGATGGATTGGGATCAGCGGATGTTTTGGCCAGCTTAACCTTTGCCCCTGCACGGCCAAAAGGGGTGAATATTACTGGCAAGGCGTCGGCAATACTAACCCGATTGGACAATGGATTTGCCAATGAATTAACTGGCGGTTCGATAAAATTATTTACCGGTGTCGGCATTGGCCCTGATGGTATTTTAAAATTGCCCAATTTGAAAATTGCGTCGCAAAAATTATCCTTTGCGGGCAATGGGTCGCGCGGCAAGGATGGGCTATTTTCGATAAAGGGTATGGCGCAACATGCCGAATATGGCGCGGCAAAGGCAGAAATTTTCGGCAATTTGGCACGGCCAAAAGTGGCATTATTTTTGGACAAGCCCTTTGATCCATTGGGTTTGAACAAGGTAACATTAACATTAAATCCGGTGGAGCGCGGGTTTGATTTTGCCACCAATGGGGGGTCGACCCTTGGCCCATTTGACGGAACAGGGGCGATTTTATTGCCCAAGGGCGGCGATGCAATAATTGAATTTGACCGTCTGGCCGTGTCCAGCACCATTTTAACCGGATATTTGCGGCCGGCATCGGGCGGGTTGGACGGCAAATTTAAATTTAATGAAGGCGGCGTCATTGGTCAAATCACGCTTGCTCCGCAAAATGGGGGGCAGGGCGTAAGTGGCAATTTTGATATTAAACAGGCATTTTTCCGTGGGCCGAAAAATATACGAATCCGCACAGCATCGGGCAAATTTGATGCGCTGTTCATTGCGGGCAATTCAAATATAAATGCAAATATTCAGGCACAGGGCGTCAGCGCGGGTGATTTAATATTGGGCCGATTGGCAGGCAATGTGAAAATGCGCAATGGCCGTGGCAAGGCCGTGGTTTCGGTGGCGGGAACACGCGGCAGCAATTTTACATGGCAATCGCAAATTTCCATCTCTCCGGATAAATATATTGTTAAAGGAAATGGATCATTTCGCCGGCAACCATTGCGATTGGCAAGGGCAGCGTTGATAACCAGCAAGGATGATATTTGGAAAATACATGATGCCGATTTAATCTATGGCAATGGCAAATTAAATATTTCGGGCCAATTGGGCGGCGGTAAAAGCGCGATTGATATGGATATGCAAAATTTATCCCTATCGCTTGCCGATTTGGCAGACAATAATGTGGGGTTAAGCGGAATTGCATCGGGCAAATTGCGATTTGTTAATCAATCGGGCACACCCACAGGCTCTGCTTCGTTAAAAATTAAGGGGCTGAGCCGTTCAGG includes the following:
- a CDS encoding translocation/assembly module TamB domain-containing protein; protein product: MADNDKMTGQAQNIWTRIRSFAIAVFAIILLAILAIIIFLDLPAGHRFIISQIEKVETEDGMRFRVGDIDGSIYSKATLNEVAILDPKGRFLTVKQTQLKWYPVSWIFGTLSIDQLILKQGELIREPELKQKKNDDGPTLPDFDIFIGDFQANNFIFGQEFGGSRQTANIRASGDMLSGRLRGQFNLSTQNKTDMADINIDISPDENKFKIAAKINAKDNGVIQKLAQINWANEIIINGQGDWDKWRGQFLASQNSRSVAKLELKAKDGLFSADGAVSAIILPHGIARQISSPTLNIDLSGRYKDRMARMSGILSSDAVNMDIDGGYDLSIGGVDSFKINANIIKPSTLTKDLVSKNMNVKALLNGRLSQLRGEYIVTANAIGTGNLALNNARLTGDIRRMNDQTYLPMKFTAISLNGLGDELGALLKNINASGNLVLRGNKLTGDGLSISTNRIKAMADFSMNTDNGQFNVPATLSLPKYEIDGLGSADVLASLTFAPARPKGVNITGKASAILTRLDNGFANELTGGSIKLFTGVGIGPDGILKLPNLKIASQKLSFAGNGSRGKDGLFSIKGMAQHAEYGAAKAEIFGNLARPKVALFLDKPFDPLGLNKVTLTLNPVERGFDFATNGGSTLGPFDGTGAILLPKGGDAIIEFDRLAVSSTILTGYLRPASGGLDGKFKFNEGGVIGQITLAPQNGGQGVSGNFDIKQAFFRGPKNIRIRTASGKFDALFIAGNSNINANIQAQGVSAGDLILGRLAGNVKMRNGRGKAVVSVAGTRGSNFTWQSQISISPDKYIVKGNGSFRRQPLRLARAALITSKDDIWKIHDADLIYGNGKLNISGQLGGGKSAIDMDMQNLSLSLADLADNNVGLSGIASGKLRFVNQSGTPTGSASLKIKGLSRSGLSFIQEPLDMDVNAQLTANQLALRGLVSQKSDVSGRVQGRIILSNGGALLDRIYAGDAKLEARFNGPIAALWRLTGIELFDLGGNVSLATNIGGTINNPSIKGVFSTSKAVLNSPATGLRLTNLGAQGRFDGARLLVRNISGTTANGGKISGLGSFSFGGRMGVQIAMDLQAENAILINRDDFGATVTGPIKIRSQGAGGIIAGRVTVVKSDFNLGKANASQILPQLNVREINGRNDLPLPPAAAAPWKLAIEANIPNRMAVRGLGLDSEWSAKLKIGGNVDAPTLLGRAEMIRGNYEFSGRRFRLTEGNIYFDRNDPPNPRLDIVAQADLSDVDASILVSGRSANPQIQFTSTPQLPEEELLSRLLFGSSVPELSATEALQLGVALSGLRDGGTGFDPINAIRQSVGLDRLRLVSADGTTRGTSVAAGKYLGRRTYVEIVSDGKGYTATQIEFRVTRWLSILSSISSIGRQSLNVRVKRDY